A stretch of DNA from Roseovarius sp. W115:
CCGCGCGCAGGGCTTCCACTGACATGGTCTCTCCGTTGCGTCCGTTTTCGATAAATGCAACGCGGTCCGCCACGGACAGAACCGCCTCAATCCGCTGTTCCACCAGGAGGATCGCCACCCCGGCCTCGCGCATTTTGACAACCACCTGACGGATGGCTTCGATCATTGAGGGTTGCAGCCCTTCGGTTGGTTCATCGAGCAACAACACTTTGGGTTCAATGCACAAAGCGCGGGCCGTGGCCAGCATTTGCTGCTCCCCGCCCGAGAGGGTCTGCGCCGGTTGGTCCATACGTTCGCGCAAACGCGGGAAAAGCTCCAGCACCTCGTCCAGCACTGCCTTGCCCGAATTGCGCACCTGAAGCCCGACTTCGAGGTTCTGCGCCACGCTCAACCCTGAGAACAGCCGTCTTCCTTGAGGAATATATCCAATCCCGGCGCGGGGCACCTCATGGGGCGGCAATGTGCCCACATCCTTGCCGTCCAGCAAAATCTCACCGGACATGAGCGGACGCAGCCCCATGATGGTCTGCATCGTGGTGGTTTTGCCCGCCCCGTTACGCCCCATGAGACAGAGGATTTCACCGGGTGCCACCGACAAGGACACATCCCGCAGCACCTGAGCCGCGCCATAGCCGGAGTTGATCTTGCGAAGTTCAAGCATCACCCGGTCCCCAGATAAGCGGCCTGCACGGCGTCATTTTCGTGAATTTCCTGCGGCGTGCCCTCGGCCAGGATTTCGCCGAAGTTGAGCACACTGACCTGATCAGCGGTTTCCATGACCACATTCATGTTGTGTTCAATCAGCAGGATTGTGGTATCGCCTGCCAATTCCCGGATCAGCGCTTTGAAATCGTCAATTTCCCCTTCGGAAAGCCCCTGTGTTGGCTCATCCAGGATCAACAGGCGGGGTGATTGCGCGAGGCCCATGGCAATTTCCAAGAGCCGCTGGTGGCCGTAGCTGAGGTTGCCCGCCTCTTCATGTGCCTCATCAGTCAGCCCCACGCGCGCAAGTGCATTCTCCACAGCGCTGTCCACTGCGCCTCCGGTCAACCTCCGCCGCGCAGCGAGCGCCACGTTTTCGGTGACGGGCAGCCGGGCAAAGACTGATGTGATCTGAAACGTGTAGGCCATGCCACGCATGATCCGGGCATGGGCTGGAAGGCTGGTGATATCCTGACCATCAAACTGAACGCGACCAGACGTGGGTTCAATGCGTCCGCAGATCATGCCAACCAGCGTTGTTTTGCCAGCGCCATTGGGCCCAATCAACGCGCGCACTTCGCCCTGGGGCAGGTCAAAATCGACATTCGTGACGGCCTGAAGCCCATCAAATGATTTGCTCAGCCCGCGCGTCGACAGAAGGGTCATGGCAGATCCTTCCAGATGCGTCGACGCAGTTCCCCGGTGAGGCCTTGCGGCGCGAAAAGCGTCAAGAGTACCAGCGCCAGACCGGCGATCAGCAGATAGGCCGAGGTCACGCCAGAGCTGAGGTCGATGAGGTAGAACATGAAGAGCGTGCCGACAAACGGACCCAGCACTGTGCCAGCCCCTCCCAGGAGCACCCACAGGAGCGGGAAGATCGAATATTGCACCGAGGCAAAGCTGGCCCCCGCATAGCCAAAGAGCAGCCCGTAAAACGCCCCTGCCGCCGCCGATATTGTGCCGGAAATGACCATAGCTGCGAGTTTATGTTTAAAGGTGTCATAGCCCAGCATGCGCACGCGCTCTTCGTTTTCGCGGATGGCGACAAGCGTGCGACCAAAGGGGCTTCGAACCAGCCAGAGCGACACGATGAAGGACACCGAAAAGAGCGCCCAGGCGGCGAAATAGCGATTGGTGGCGTTGCTGAGGTCAATGCCCCAAAGGATGCGCTGTGCCTGTTGGATGACAAAGCCTTCGTCGCCGCGGGTGTATTCGCCGAAGTAGAGCACTGTGAGATAGCCCGCCTGCGCGAACATGAGGGTCACGATCATGAAAGACACGCCCACCGTGCGCAGCGCCAGAAGCGCCAAAGCGCCCGACACCAGAGCACCGGCCAGAATGCCGACGATCAACGCAGGCGCAGGCGTGAAGCCCATATGCTGGATCGTGAGGCCCATGCCATACATACCCGCCGCAAAGAAAAGCGCATGGCCGAGGCTCAGCAGCCCTGTGTAACCAAAGAGGATGTTGTAGCCCACCGCATAGGTGGCCAACACCATGATCCGCGCCAGATTGCCGTGATGATAGGCGGGCAGTATGAATTGCAGCGCAAAGAGCAGCACGAGCAGCCCTAGATGCAGAGCGATGACTCGGCCTGACGCGCTCATGCGGTGCGAGTCCCAAAGAGGCCTTGAGGCCGCCAGACGAGTACGAGCCCGACCAGCAACGTCGCCAGGATTTTGGCCAGTGTGGGCGAGAAGAAGACCGAGATGATGCCGTCCGACAGGCCAATGAACAATGCCGCCAGGACCGTGCCGGGCAGGCTTCCCAATCCACCGATGATCACCACGATAAAGGCCAGCAAGAGCGGGTCGGCGCCCATCAGGTAATGCGCTTGTTGGATGGGCACGATCAGGACCGCACCCAACGCCGCCAGCCCAGCACCGATGCCAAAGACCACCGCATAGACCCGTTCCACCGGGATCCCAAAGGCCAGCGCCATGTCGCGGTCGGCTTGCGTTGCGCGCATCAGGAGGCCGATCTTGGTGCGTGCCATCATCGCCCAGACGCCCAATAGCACTGCGGCCGCGGCACCGATTACCGCAAGTTTATAAGATGTCGTCGACAGGCCCCAGGGGTAGTAAAACTGAAACCCGTCTTCGCCCCATTCAAACCACGGAAGCGCGATACGAGTGTTGAACGGGGCCTCGACCGGGCGCGCCTCGGGGCCGTAGGTCATCAGGGTGAGTTGCTGGATGATATAGAGCAGACCAATCGTGGCCACGATGGTGCGCTCGGGATCATAATCGAGGCGCTTGAGGATGGTGATGTCTGCCAAAACCGCTATTGCCCCGACCAGCAGCGGGGCCAGAACCAGCGCTGCGAAGAACCCCAAGGCCGGGTGCCCGCCCATCATATGCGCCACATACCAGGCGATCACCGCCCCCAGCATGTAGAACTCACCATGGGCGATGTTGACCACGCGCATAACACCGAACACAAGGCTGAGGCCCACCGCCGTCAGTGCCAGAACGGCGGCCGTAACCGCGCCTTCGAGCGTGGCCAGCAAAAGGTGAGGTCCAAATTCCATCGCTAGATCAGCACCAGGCGTCACTCCGCGCGTCGGAACCGATGCCGATGCACCGGTTCGACAAGCGCTTTAGGGGGTCAAAGAGGTTGCGCGGTGTAATCCACTTCATCGGGATAGAGCGTGTCTTCGATAGACGTCGTATGAACCCGCACGAGTTTCCCTTCTTCCACGCGGCTGATATATTGATGCCCAAAGACCTGATGCGTCTTGCCGTTGAATACCTTGGCTCCTTGGGGGTGCGCGCGTCCTTCTGGCATGTCGGACAAAGCCTCCACCGCCTCGATCAGTTTGGCGCGGTCGCCCGGTCCCTGATATCCGGAATTCTCCATGCCATGTTTGATCACGTGCAAAGTCTCCCAACAGCCAAACATATGAGCATAGGTTGACACATCCGTCGGATCGCTCACTGAAGCTCCGTTGTCATCGACACCCACAGCCGCGCGGAAGAATTTATCATGCTCTGTCTGATCGGCCTGCGCATAGCGCGGATTTCCTTCCCAGAAATACGTGCCTTCCAGGAACTCCAGACCCGGGCTGGCGATATCCACGGCCTCCAGGCTGTCGATAAATCCGAAGATTGCCGGACTTGAGGGGCCGAAGAATTCACCCAGTTCCTTCACAAAGGTCAGAACAGCCGGGCCGACCATCACGTGGTAGAGCACCTCGGTTTCGCGCGGTATCTGCGGGAAGTATTTGGTGAAGG
This window harbors:
- a CDS encoding branched-chain amino acid ABC transporter permease, with protein sequence MEFGPHLLLATLEGAVTAAVLALTAVGLSLVFGVMRVVNIAHGEFYMLGAVIAWYVAHMMGGHPALGFFAALVLAPLLVGAIAVLADITILKRLDYDPERTIVATIGLLYIIQQLTLMTYGPEARPVEAPFNTRIALPWFEWGEDGFQFYYPWGLSTTSYKLAVIGAAAAVLLGVWAMMARTKIGLLMRATQADRDMALAFGIPVERVYAVVFGIGAGLAALGAVLIVPIQQAHYLMGADPLLLAFIVVIIGGLGSLPGTVLAALFIGLSDGIISVFFSPTLAKILATLLVGLVLVWRPQGLFGTRTA
- a CDS encoding ABC transporter ATP-binding protein, producing MLELRKINSGYGAAQVLRDVSLSVAPGEILCLMGRNGAGKTTTMQTIMGLRPLMSGEILLDGKDVGTLPPHEVPRAGIGYIPQGRRLFSGLSVAQNLEVGLQVRNSGKAVLDEVLELFPRLRERMDQPAQTLSGGEQQMLATARALCIEPKVLLLDEPTEGLQPSMIEAIRQVVVKMREAGVAILLVEQRIEAVLSVADRVAFIENGRNGETMSVEALRAEPSIIERYVGV
- a CDS encoding branched-chain amino acid ABC transporter permease gives rise to the protein MSASGRVIALHLGLLVLLFALQFILPAYHHGNLARIMVLATYAVGYNILFGYTGLLSLGHALFFAAGMYGMGLTIQHMGFTPAPALIVGILAGALVSGALALLALRTVGVSFMIVTLMFAQAGYLTVLYFGEYTRGDEGFVIQQAQRILWGIDLSNATNRYFAAWALFSVSFIVSLWLVRSPFGRTLVAIRENEERVRMLGYDTFKHKLAAMVISGTISAAAGAFYGLLFGYAGASFASVQYSIFPLLWVLLGGAGTVLGPFVGTLFMFYLIDLSSGVTSAYLLIAGLALVLLTLFAPQGLTGELRRRIWKDLP
- a CDS encoding ABC transporter ATP-binding protein; the protein is MTLLSTRGLSKSFDGLQAVTNVDFDLPQGEVRALIGPNGAGKTTLVGMICGRIEPTSGRVQFDGQDITSLPAHARIMRGMAYTFQITSVFARLPVTENVALAARRRLTGGAVDSAVENALARVGLTDEAHEEAGNLSYGHQRLLEIAMGLAQSPRLLILDEPTQGLSEGEIDDFKALIRELAGDTTILLIEHNMNVVMETADQVSVLNFGEILAEGTPQEIHENDAVQAAYLGTG